The following coding sequences lie in one bacterium genomic window:
- a CDS encoding DUF2207 domain-containing protein, translated as MRIILSAAAAAALALTAGNLAAEAKTYRAASYEVAYAAAADGTVRVEESIRFEFAGGPFTYVFRELPTAPCDGIEFVGATLDGRPLPAGDDEGAYELRDRRGRQRITVRFPATSDASRTVGMTYVLHGAAAPGRGGDLFRWPALPDEYGYGIDRAVVRVAGPTGVRALGAEIVEGEGKATIADDGAARFEATGLEPNAPLVVEVRFPARAIMPAPPAWFAREEAGNRTAPYWIVGSAALFAVLFLLWRPSFVALRGEKVGSCGPVEAPPAALPAAEAAYLRYGGQAMTWQLAGATLLDLARRGAIAVRERPASRWTGKSFDLELVARPADLAPHETALLDAAFGADAPLGSRADKAALAARATAGLAAYGTALDADVERAGFVDPARRLLRRRALVRTGAAWAALTAVGGVVLALGVESYGGWAALPLLAALLWGVVAFLALLARGTLSDEGRRQEALWSAFARHMGAIARGKVSFERADLFEAWLPYAAAFGLTNQWSRFFAKRPGFAAPAWFGALADAGQDAAATFTTFVAIFVSTGGFGGGGGVGGGGAAGGAGGGASGAG; from the coding sequence ATGCGCATCATTTTGTCGGCGGCGGCCGCGGCGGCGCTCGCGCTGACCGCGGGCAACCTCGCGGCGGAGGCGAAGACCTACCGCGCCGCGTCGTACGAGGTCGCCTACGCCGCGGCGGCCGACGGGACGGTGCGGGTCGAGGAGTCGATCCGTTTCGAGTTCGCCGGGGGGCCGTTCACCTACGTCTTCCGCGAGCTGCCGACGGCGCCGTGCGACGGCATCGAGTTCGTCGGCGCGACGCTCGACGGCCGGCCGCTCCCCGCGGGGGACGACGAAGGGGCGTACGAGCTGCGCGACCGGCGCGGGCGGCAGCGGATCACGGTCCGCTTCCCCGCGACGTCCGACGCTTCGCGCACCGTCGGCATGACCTACGTCCTGCACGGCGCCGCGGCGCCGGGCAGGGGCGGCGACCTGTTCCGCTGGCCCGCGCTCCCCGACGAGTACGGCTACGGCATCGACCGCGCGGTCGTGCGCGTCGCGGGGCCGACGGGCGTGCGCGCCCTCGGCGCGGAGATCGTCGAAGGGGAAGGCAAGGCGACGATCGCCGACGACGGCGCGGCGCGCTTCGAGGCGACGGGGCTCGAACCGAACGCGCCGCTCGTCGTGGAAGTGCGCTTCCCGGCGCGCGCGATCATGCCCGCGCCGCCGGCGTGGTTCGCGCGGGAAGAGGCGGGGAACCGCACGGCGCCGTACTGGATCGTCGGCTCGGCGGCGCTCTTCGCGGTCCTCTTCCTGCTCTGGCGGCCGTCGTTCGTCGCGCTGCGCGGCGAGAAGGTCGGGAGCTGCGGACCGGTGGAGGCGCCGCCGGCGGCCCTGCCCGCGGCCGAAGCCGCCTATCTCCGCTACGGCGGGCAGGCGATGACCTGGCAGCTCGCCGGGGCGACGCTGCTCGATCTCGCGCGGCGCGGCGCGATCGCCGTGCGCGAGCGTCCGGCCTCCCGCTGGACGGGGAAGTCGTTCGACTTGGAGCTGGTCGCGCGCCCCGCGGACTTGGCGCCGCACGAGACGGCGCTGCTCGACGCGGCGTTCGGCGCCGACGCGCCGCTCGGCTCGCGCGCCGACAAGGCCGCGCTCGCCGCGCGGGCGACGGCCGGCCTCGCCGCCTACGGCACGGCGCTCGACGCCGACGTGGAGCGCGCGGGGTTCGTCGATCCGGCGCGTCGCCTGCTGCGGCGGCGCGCGCTCGTCCGCACCGGCGCGGCCTGGGCCGCGCTGACGGCGGTCGGCGGCGTCGTCCTCGCCCTCGGCGTCGAGTCCTACGGCGGGTGGGCGGCGCTGCCGCTCCTCGCGGCGCTCCTCTGGGGCGTCGTCGCCTTCCTCGCGCTGCTGGCGCGCGGCACGCTCTCCGACGAGGGACGGCGGCAGGAGGCGCTCTGGTCGGCCTTCGCGCGGCACATGGGGGCGATCGCGCGGGGCAAGGTCTCGTTCGAACGCGCCGACCTCTTCGAGGCGTGGCTGCCCTACGCCGCGGCGTTCGGCCTGACGAACCAGTGGAGCCGCTTCTTCGCCAAGCGGCCCGGCTTCGCCGCGCCGGCGTGGTTCGGCGCGCTCGCCGACGCCGGGCAGGACGCCGCGGCGACCTTCACCACGTTCGTCGCCATCTTCGTCTCCACCGGCGGCTTCGGCGGCGGCGGCGGGGTCGGCGGCGGCGGCGCGGCGGGCGGCGCGGGGGGCGGCGCCTCGGGCGCGGGTTGA
- a CDS encoding heavy-metal-associated domain-containing protein encodes MEKKVVSVPKISCGHCTATIERELGALAGVTKVRADASLKTVEVEWDEARVSWDALRALLVEIDFPPAEN; translated from the coding sequence ATGGAGAAGAAGGTCGTTTCGGTTCCCAAGATCAGCTGCGGCCACTGCACGGCGACGATCGAGCGCGAGCTCGGAGCGCTCGCCGGCGTAACCAAAGTCCGGGCCGACGCATCCCTCAAGACCGTCGAGGTGGAGTGGGACGAGGCGCGCGTCTCGTGGGACGCGCTGCGCGCGCTGCTCGTCGAGATCGACTTCCCGCCGGCGGAGAACTGA